A single region of the Mechercharimyces sp. CAU 1602 genome encodes:
- a CDS encoding bifunctional UDP-sugar hydrolase/5'-nucleotidase, with translation MTKRIHLLHTNDIHSFFARMPQVTSCLRRLRKEWTSEQDACITVDVGDHLDRSHVITEGSAGLANKKVLKHAQYEVITLGNNELLTLSKEDLYSLYEKVPYDVVGTNVSEMEGTPRPSWLLRSSIQTRLGVKVGFLGVTIPYQPFYHLLGWNVEEPFLMLPAYVNQLRPEVDVLVLLSHLGLPHDRRIAAEIEGIDLILGAHTHHLLEEPEKLNQTWIAAAGKFAEHIGHTVIEVGATTHTLLSITGTCYASEAEEADKETVRIIEAEKKSAEENLSSPLVQLNQRLTIDWYNESPLGNLLADGLRRWIGAELALVNAGQVLDHLEQGKITRKRIHEICPHPINPCMTVLTGKQIRETLEESLLLEFQEKKIKGFGFRGKRLGMLNVSGIDVYYHPEKPPSQKISHICLGNDTLKDEKMYRVATIDMFTFGIGYLKLKEGKKVDYELPEFLRDVLSDALQNPKEIEESYKQRWRVVSKDE, from the coding sequence TTGACAAAAAGGATTCATCTGCTGCATACGAATGATATTCACAGTTTTTTTGCTCGCATGCCACAAGTGACAAGTTGTTTGCGCCGATTGCGCAAAGAATGGACAAGCGAGCAGGATGCTTGTATTACGGTAGATGTAGGCGATCACTTGGATCGCAGTCATGTAATTACTGAGGGAAGTGCGGGTTTAGCTAACAAAAAAGTGCTAAAGCATGCTCAGTATGAAGTGATTACACTTGGAAATAACGAGTTACTCACTCTTTCTAAGGAAGATTTATATTCCTTATATGAAAAGGTTCCTTACGATGTAGTGGGGACCAATGTGAGTGAAATGGAAGGAACACCTCGTCCATCTTGGTTGTTAAGAAGTTCTATTCAGACGCGATTGGGGGTAAAAGTAGGTTTTCTTGGTGTTACGATTCCCTATCAACCGTTTTATCACTTGTTAGGTTGGAATGTGGAAGAGCCTTTTTTGATGTTACCTGCTTATGTCAATCAATTGAGACCAGAGGTAGATGTACTAGTCCTGCTCTCCCATCTAGGTCTACCCCATGATCGGCGTATTGCGGCGGAGATCGAAGGAATTGATCTTATATTGGGCGCGCATACCCATCACCTTTTGGAGGAACCAGAGAAGTTGAATCAGACATGGATTGCTGCAGCGGGTAAGTTTGCCGAGCATATAGGGCATACCGTTATTGAAGTAGGTGCGACCACTCATACTCTTTTATCGATAACGGGGACTTGCTACGCCAGTGAGGCTGAGGAAGCAGACAAGGAAACAGTGCGCATCATCGAAGCGGAAAAAAAGAGTGCTGAGGAGAACTTGTCGTCACCTCTCGTGCAGTTAAATCAGCGTTTGACGATCGATTGGTATAACGAATCCCCCTTAGGCAACTTACTAGCTGATGGGCTACGGAGATGGATTGGAGCAGAATTGGCTTTGGTGAATGCGGGTCAAGTTTTAGATCACTTAGAGCAAGGCAAGATTACACGTAAGCGAATTCATGAAATTTGTCCGCACCCGATTAACCCGTGTATGACTGTATTGACTGGTAAGCAGATTAGGGAAACGTTAGAGGAGTCCCTTCTTCTTGAGTTTCAAGAGAAGAAAATTAAAGGCTTTGGCTTCCGAGGGAAACGATTGGGTATGTTAAATGTGTCTGGAATCGATGTTTATTATCATCCAGAGAAACCACCCTCCCAGAAAATCTCCCATATTTGCTTGGGAAATGATACATTAAAGGATGAAAAGATGTATCGAGTGGCAACAATCGATATGTTTACCTTTGGAATCGGGTATCTTAAGCTTAAAGAAGGAAAAAAAGTTGATTATGAGTTACCTGAGTTTCTGCGCGATGTCCTTAGCGATGCGTTGCAAAACCCAAAGGAAATTGAAGAGAGCTATAAGCAACGTTGGCGGGTAGTCTCAAAGGATGAATAA
- a CDS encoding undecaprenyl-diphosphate phosphatase yields MGNLETWIEAIILGLVQGLTEFLPISSSGHLVIAEKILGVDEPDLAFELLLHFGSLLAVFIFFWKDIVQIIIGLVRYPLTRKQVDRTPFMMGIYLLISTVVTGVMVVLFQDILEQHAKSLPVIACSLFVTGLFLWWLDGKSGLKRTGDLKISDALWIGLAQGVALIPGISRSGATVVAGLMRGLDKKTALNYSFLLAIPVIGGGALLQLLDYLDEGGSSYFAAGPYVTAVLVSFLSAVVGIKWFMNLMDNTRLRPFAIYCWCVSVAIVIALMV; encoded by the coding sequence TTGGGCAACTTAGAAACATGGATTGAGGCAATTATTCTGGGGTTGGTTCAAGGATTAACTGAATTTTTACCCATCAGCAGTTCTGGACACTTGGTTATTGCGGAAAAGATACTGGGGGTAGATGAACCCGATCTCGCGTTTGAACTACTATTACATTTTGGTTCATTATTGGCTGTATTTATATTTTTCTGGAAGGATATTGTGCAGATTATCATTGGCTTAGTGCGTTATCCCCTTACCCGTAAGCAAGTGGATCGCACTCCATTTATGATGGGTATCTACTTGCTAATAAGTACGGTTGTTACAGGTGTGATGGTTGTTCTTTTTCAAGATATATTGGAACAGCATGCAAAATCGCTTCCTGTGATCGCTTGCTCACTATTTGTAACAGGATTGTTCTTATGGTGGTTGGATGGGAAAAGTGGATTGAAGCGTACAGGTGATTTGAAGATATCAGATGCGCTCTGGATCGGATTGGCACAAGGAGTCGCACTCATCCCCGGTATTTCTCGTTCGGGGGCAACCGTAGTGGCTGGGCTGATGCGCGGGCTAGATAAGAAAACGGCACTTAATTACTCGTTTCTATTAGCGATTCCGGTTATTGGAGGGGGAGCTTTACTTCAGCTATTGGACTACCTGGATGAGGGTGGAAGCTCTTATTTTGCAGCGGGTCCCTATGTAACAGCAGTGCTCGTCTCTTTTTTATCGGCGGTAGTAGGAATCAAATGGTTTATGAACCTGATGGATAATACACGCTTGCGTCCTTTTGCAATCTACTGTTGGTGCGTAAGTGTAGCAATTGTAATTGCACTCATGGTGTAA
- a CDS encoding sulfite exporter TauE/SafE family protein: MLELVVLLLIGLIAGTMGSLVGLGGGFIIVPGLLMMGAYFSNYTSLTPQEAVGTSLTLIVLTALSSTLSYVKQKKVDVVSGTLFFAACGPGAVLGVYIASLFEAEQFSLAFAIFMVFNMCIFFFRKKWQPSQHVAWSINRSYTDREGNIHFYGYSKKVALPFCFIVGVISGTFGVGGGILLVPMMLIIFRFPTQVATSTSMYVILFSSLLGSLINIYQGHILWEAVLFIAPGAWFGGRLGAWLSKYLSDRMIYNLFVALVVLIVVRMVYNGLL, encoded by the coding sequence ATGTTAGAGTTAGTCGTATTACTATTAATCGGATTAATAGCGGGCACAATGGGTAGTTTGGTGGGATTAGGAGGAGGCTTTATCATTGTGCCAGGGTTGCTGATGATGGGTGCTTATTTTTCTAATTATACCTCGCTCACCCCGCAAGAGGCGGTGGGAACTTCACTCACCTTGATTGTATTGACAGCTTTATCTTCTACTTTATCGTACGTCAAGCAGAAAAAAGTAGATGTTGTGAGCGGCACCCTTTTTTTTGCAGCATGTGGACCTGGAGCTGTTTTAGGTGTTTATATCGCTAGTTTATTTGAAGCAGAGCAGTTTTCGCTCGCTTTTGCTATTTTCATGGTATTTAATATGTGTATATTTTTCTTTCGTAAGAAGTGGCAGCCCAGTCAGCATGTTGCTTGGAGCATTAATCGAAGCTATACGGATAGGGAAGGGAATATCCACTTTTATGGATACAGTAAGAAAGTCGCTCTTCCTTTCTGTTTTATTGTGGGGGTAATTTCAGGTACATTTGGAGTAGGGGGCGGTATATTATTGGTCCCGATGATGCTGATCATATTTCGTTTCCCTACACAAGTAGCAACTTCAACCTCTATGTACGTTATTCTCTTCTCTTCTCTGCTCGGTAGTTTGATTAATATCTATCAGGGGCATATTTTGTGGGAAGCTGTTCTCTTTATTGCACCAGGTGCATGGTTTGGTGGGCGCCTTGGAGCTTGGCTCTCTAAGTATCTATCTGACCGCATGATCTACAATCTCTTTGTTGCATTGGTTGTGCTGATTGTTGTCAGAATGGTATATAACGGACTACTTTAA
- a CDS encoding YunC family protein, with product MVRVTPLEVDGIQVVGVEVELPKTTLLVISTKRGYIMCGALDVGLLNEKLADRNILAGRAVGVRSLDDLLTAPLESVTGFAESIGIKVGMSGREALKRMAG from the coding sequence ATGGTTCGAGTGACACCTTTAGAGGTTGATGGTATTCAAGTGGTAGGAGTTGAAGTGGAGCTCCCGAAGACAACACTACTGGTGATCAGCACGAAGAGAGGTTACATCATGTGTGGAGCATTAGATGTCGGATTATTAAATGAGAAACTAGCTGACCGAAATATTTTGGCGGGACGAGCTGTAGGCGTGCGCTCATTAGATGATTTATTGACAGCACCACTAGAGTCAGTGACGGGCTTTGCAGAATCAATCGGTATTAAAGTGGGTATGAGCGGTCGTGAGGCGTTAAAGCGCATGGCTGGGTGA
- a CDS encoding DUF72 domain-containing protein, with protein sequence MNKVQVGVCGWGDHDVLYTPGTPSHEKLAAYAGHFPVVEVDSSYHAIPTAMRCQHWVEETPPSFQFVVKAYREMTGHGRPKGAPERGMKEIFHVFAEAITPFVDAGRLTALLFQFPPWFDCTREHVQYIRRCRQTYANLPLAIEFRHQSWYTPAFRARTLALLKQENLIHVVCDEPQAGAGCVPLVPVATHPHQALIRFHGRNHAAWNGKGRPDWREVRYAYRYSEEELREWKEHILALQQQAEQVTILFNNNSQGDAAPNAKELIKVLGIKLEGLAARQLSLLE encoded by the coding sequence TTGAATAAAGTGCAGGTAGGGGTGTGTGGATGGGGGGATCATGATGTCCTATATACACCTGGAACTCCTTCTCATGAGAAACTGGCCGCCTATGCGGGGCACTTCCCGGTGGTAGAAGTAGATAGCAGTTACCACGCAATACCCACGGCAATGCGATGTCAGCATTGGGTGGAAGAAACCCCACCATCCTTTCAGTTTGTTGTCAAAGCTTATCGGGAGATGACAGGACATGGACGACCAAAAGGTGCGCCAGAACGTGGAATGAAAGAGATATTTCATGTATTTGCGGAAGCAATTACTCCCTTTGTTGATGCGGGGAGATTAACAGCGCTACTCTTTCAGTTTCCACCATGGTTTGATTGCACGAGAGAGCATGTGCAGTACATACGTCGCTGCCGCCAAACGTATGCTAATCTTCCGCTCGCGATTGAATTTCGCCATCAAAGTTGGTATACACCTGCTTTTCGCGCACGTACGCTTGCTTTGTTAAAGCAGGAAAATCTCATCCATGTGGTGTGTGATGAACCTCAGGCAGGCGCTGGATGTGTGCCACTTGTTCCAGTGGCAACTCATCCTCACCAGGCGTTAATTCGTTTTCATGGTCGCAATCATGCTGCTTGGAATGGAAAAGGCCGCCCCGATTGGCGTGAAGTACGGTATGCGTACCGATATAGTGAAGAAGAGCTAAGAGAGTGGAAGGAGCATATCCTTGCATTACAACAGCAAGCAGAGCAAGTAACGATTCTTTTTAACAACAATTCACAAGGAGATGCCGCTCCAAATGCAAAAGAATTGATAAAAGTACTTGGAATTAAATTAGAAGGATTAGCGGCACGCCAACTATCTTTATTGGAGTAA
- a CDS encoding DUF6154 family protein encodes MRFVDEVYSLYRDELEGDEETAVNIVLSILEEQSREDILRLIEEMGDDEVMQMVGVYLVEMLKMKMVQDGKAIFKKSSTQTQIH; translated from the coding sequence ATGCGTTTTGTAGATGAGGTGTATTCACTCTATCGTGATGAATTGGAGGGGGATGAAGAAACAGCTGTTAATATTGTGCTCAGTATCTTAGAGGAGCAGTCTCGCGAAGATATCTTGCGTTTGATTGAAGAGATGGGTGATGATGAAGTGATGCAAATGGTGGGTGTGTATTTGGTAGAAATGCTTAAGATGAAAATGGTACAGGATGGGAAAGCTATTTTCAAAAAATCATCTACTCAGACACAAATACATTAA
- a CDS encoding sulfotransferase family protein has product MTKPILIFLHVPKTGGVTMRRIMEKQYRKKELLRITPHFPANGINQLSIREQRKVKAMYGHFPYGIHTRFHRPTTYMTFIRHPFQRVVSLYNYICSRSQNPAHIPVKKISFAEFIDDPRFQVPLQNHQVRLISGDLRKFSLGEAMDHLQRHFSVVGITDLYPESLEVMKQRYGWRDVNYTRENKSVERVRKQDVPDRLRRLIIQRNQLDLELYRHCREELINQHRVLT; this is encoded by the coding sequence ATGACTAAGCCGATTTTAATTTTTCTCCATGTCCCGAAAACGGGTGGGGTAACCATGAGGCGGATCATGGAAAAGCAATATCGTAAAAAAGAGCTTCTGCGAATCACTCCGCACTTTCCTGCTAACGGCATTAACCAACTTTCGATAAGAGAACAAAGAAAAGTGAAGGCAATGTATGGGCACTTCCCTTATGGGATCCATACTCGTTTCCACCGACCTACTACCTATATGACGTTTATTCGTCATCCCTTTCAACGTGTGGTCTCTTTATACAACTATATTTGTAGCCGCTCACAAAATCCGGCTCATATACCGGTAAAGAAAATCAGCTTTGCGGAATTTATTGATGACCCTCGGTTTCAAGTTCCTCTACAAAATCATCAGGTTCGATTAATATCCGGAGATTTAAGAAAGTTTAGTTTGGGCGAAGCGATGGATCATCTGCAGCGACACTTTTCTGTAGTGGGAATTACCGATCTATATCCAGAATCGCTGGAAGTGATGAAACAGCGTTATGGATGGAGAGATGTTAACTATACGAGGGAGAATAAAAGTGTTGAAAGGGTACGCAAACAAGATGTTCCAGATAGGTTGAGACGGCTCATTATACAGCGGAACCAGCTTGATTTGGAACTGTATCGCCACTGTAGAGAGGAATTGATCAATCAGCATCGTGTGCTAACCTGA
- a CDS encoding YggS family pyridoxal phosphate-dependent enzyme, whose translation MESDDRINIKQNLLTVHKRIEAACHRVHRPPQDVRLLLACKTVPATHILLAHHLGERLIGENRVQEALSKIDHLQIAPTLEHHFIGHLQSNKVRHALRFATCIQSIDRLSLVRKLEQELQKQGRSLDILIQVNTSYEESKFGLHPDKTLAFIRQVSQTDCLKIKGLMTIGLFSSQPEPVRTCFRRLATLREQAKQLNLPRVEMETLSMGMSHDFETAIEEGATMIRIGSAIFGARSYPDSYYWNEEEEEK comes from the coding sequence ATGGAGAGCGACGATCGAATCAATATAAAACAAAACCTGCTTACAGTTCATAAGCGCATCGAGGCAGCATGTCATCGCGTCCACCGCCCACCACAAGATGTACGCTTACTATTAGCATGTAAAACGGTTCCTGCTACTCACATCTTATTGGCACATCATCTAGGGGAGCGACTTATTGGTGAAAATCGTGTTCAAGAGGCGCTCTCCAAAATAGATCATCTCCAAATCGCTCCCACATTGGAACACCATTTCATCGGGCACCTTCAATCCAATAAAGTAAGACATGCACTTCGCTTTGCAACCTGTATTCAATCGATAGACCGTCTCTCACTCGTTCGCAAATTGGAGCAGGAATTACAAAAGCAAGGACGCTCTCTCGATATCCTCATCCAAGTAAATACTTCATACGAAGAAAGTAAATTTGGACTTCATCCCGATAAAACTCTCGCATTTATTCGCCAGGTGTCCCAAACGGACTGTCTAAAGATCAAAGGCTTAATGACGATCGGTCTCTTCTCCTCTCAACCAGAGCCTGTGCGCACTTGCTTTCGGCGTTTGGCTACGCTAAGAGAACAAGCTAAACAACTAAATCTACCTCGGGTAGAAATGGAGACATTGTCGATGGGAATGTCCCATGATTTTGAAACAGCGATTGAAGAGGGAGCAACCATGATCCGCATCGGAAGCGCCATTTTTGGTGCGCGCTCCTATCCCGACAGTTATTATTGGAATGAAGAGGAGGAAGAAAAATGA
- a CDS encoding diiron oxygenase, giving the protein MIDHKQNRYKSAFSKWEEESAVRAKPSRFTKENEHGEFFFTPELVPICDHQLVQRRGVQASKRLIIHHLYTHLNFTEHLEHEVVNHITFQIGKEKTGLILPPAMIADAWKIYVDEAYHYKFSAELVSKVISLTGVPLQKGRQPQFLTRLHTLLADETTETRSWLLLFFTIISETLISGTLMTVPQDQRVVPLVREIIKDHAEDEVRHHAYFAALIGHVWSQLSSSLKQKIGPFLPEFIVGFLEPDLTAVDVSLQQERFTKKEREWIIGETYTNERIQTDIQKASKVAVRHLRKHGVLDEPYTQEAFFKKGFLLS; this is encoded by the coding sequence GTGATCGATCATAAGCAGAATAGGTATAAAAGTGCCTTTTCAAAGTGGGAGGAAGAATCCGCTGTACGTGCCAAGCCTAGTAGGTTTACAAAAGAAAATGAACATGGGGAATTCTTTTTCACACCTGAATTAGTTCCCATCTGTGATCACCAACTTGTTCAAAGACGAGGGGTTCAGGCGAGCAAAAGACTCATCATTCATCATCTCTATACTCACCTCAACTTTACTGAACATTTAGAGCACGAGGTGGTAAACCATATCACCTTCCAAATCGGTAAAGAAAAGACGGGGTTAATTCTTCCACCTGCTATGATTGCGGATGCTTGGAAAATATATGTTGATGAAGCATATCACTATAAATTCTCGGCTGAATTAGTATCCAAAGTGATTTCTTTGACGGGTGTTCCACTACAAAAAGGAAGGCAACCCCAATTTCTCACCCGTCTTCACACCCTACTTGCAGATGAAACAACAGAAACGCGTTCGTGGCTCCTTCTCTTTTTCACCATAATTTCGGAAACCTTAATCTCAGGTACCCTAATGACCGTCCCTCAAGATCAGCGGGTTGTTCCCCTCGTAAGAGAGATCATCAAAGACCATGCCGAGGACGAAGTGCGTCATCATGCTTATTTCGCTGCATTGATCGGTCATGTATGGAGTCAACTCTCCTCTTCCCTCAAGCAGAAGATCGGTCCCTTCCTCCCTGAATTTATCGTTGGTTTTTTAGAGCCCGATCTGACTGCCGTCGACGTCTCTTTACAACAAGAACGATTTACAAAAAAGGAGAGGGAGTGGATCATTGGCGAAACCTATACGAACGAGCGTATACAGACGGATATACAAAAAGCATCAAAAGTAGCAGTGCGTCACCTTCGTAAGCATGGTGTATTAGACGAACCATATACCCAAGAAGCCTTTTTTAAGAAAGGGTTTCTCCTATCATAA
- a CDS encoding transglycosylase domain-containing protein yields MNIGERLKTVAKWRWSRRRKKTDDDIRKRWSIKGIARISLKLIKGILLFMTVGVLLVLASFAYLYFTTDAIPFDKMNNIQFGSTIYDKNDEAIGVLGPKREYVDMEKVPSKEMLMKTFVAVEDRRFYQHGGIDYKGMARAFKVNIQEMSKAEGASTITMQVARNVVMGTRQKTYKRKVKELIVSKKIESQYSKEEILTAYLNYIPFGNQVMGVKLASKVYFGKDITKEELEPHEIALLAGLPKAPTDYNPYHDPERALERRNVVLFIMAREGLIPQTELKKYQEKDLGVDKAFFEQYFDVNYQSYTHYILLEAQERYELTAEEVTTGGYEIYTSLDPRIQESLDHALKDDDIFDHNNEIDAGATVVDPKSGEILAIGGGRYYMRPQPETKNKKETVKKKESVQLPKGTSYMPSFPLRTVETYIQPGTAIRPISVYAPLIEEENYDEYSVVRDPAAYQVEGWQPHNTDGRIYGDLPLKEAAAKSLNINSAWTIEDQLGAETSSTYAKNFGFELEAVEKSSVEALAMGHTKKGVNALDMAEAYIPFANQGVAVEAGGIRKILYNGDEQHLPKTKPRQQLDEQTAYYMTRILQYHVSVGKGKEARIKGHEVAGFTGDNGDRSVGWFIGYTNQYLMSVNVFNMLSGTKITGDNYPAKLFHTVMSDILKDKQGSVFVNPGVPEPTLVRAPQWLTLKYVASSRSVKLNWEDYSPDIMYRVERSTDGRTWKSIGVTSAGQLTDTQVGARQIAYFYRVVATGPESSTGYYSMIKAVSIPSIMVYLDDGESEQSSLEEEVNAEERAEEDSPGEEEIDPSGEGESDGEEEEPEESEPPPTEGDPEPPPDEDTMDASDDQPLRE; encoded by the coding sequence ATGAACATAGGGGAGAGATTAAAGACTGTCGCAAAGTGGAGATGGAGTCGCCGGAGGAAGAAAACGGACGATGATATCAGAAAGAGATGGAGCATTAAGGGGATAGCGCGTATTTCTTTAAAGTTGATAAAGGGTATCCTGTTGTTCATGACAGTGGGAGTGTTACTCGTGCTTGCTTCATTTGCATATCTCTATTTTACAACGGATGCGATTCCATTTGATAAGATGAATAATATTCAATTTGGCTCCACCATCTATGACAAAAATGATGAAGCTATCGGTGTATTGGGACCGAAACGAGAATATGTAGATATGGAGAAAGTGCCTTCGAAAGAGATGTTGATGAAAACGTTTGTGGCAGTTGAAGATCGACGCTTTTATCAACATGGTGGTATCGATTACAAAGGGATGGCCCGAGCTTTTAAGGTGAATATTCAAGAGATGAGTAAAGCAGAAGGTGCCAGCACGATAACGATGCAAGTAGCCCGCAATGTAGTGATGGGAACAAGACAGAAAACATATAAGCGTAAAGTGAAAGAATTAATTGTTTCTAAAAAGATAGAGTCACAATATAGTAAGGAAGAGATTTTGACGGCATATTTAAACTATATTCCTTTTGGTAATCAAGTGATGGGAGTTAAATTAGCATCTAAAGTTTATTTTGGTAAGGATATTACGAAAGAGGAATTAGAGCCTCACGAAATTGCATTATTAGCAGGTTTGCCTAAAGCACCTACGGATTATAACCCTTACCATGATCCAGAGCGAGCATTGGAGAGACGTAATGTTGTTCTTTTTATTATGGCAAGGGAGGGACTTATTCCACAAACGGAGTTGAAGAAATATCAAGAGAAGGATCTGGGTGTGGATAAAGCCTTCTTTGAACAGTATTTCGATGTAAACTATCAGAGCTATACGCACTATATTCTGTTAGAAGCGCAGGAGCGGTATGAACTGACAGCTGAAGAAGTAACGACTGGAGGTTACGAAATATACACCAGTCTCGACCCTCGAATTCAAGAATCGCTAGATCATGCGTTAAAAGATGATGATATTTTTGACCACAATAATGAGATTGATGCGGGAGCAACAGTTGTGGATCCAAAGTCAGGGGAGATCTTGGCGATCGGGGGTGGGCGGTACTATATGCGGCCACAACCAGAAACGAAAAATAAGAAAGAAACTGTGAAGAAGAAGGAGTCTGTTCAGCTTCCTAAAGGAACAAGTTATATGCCAAGTTTTCCATTACGCACAGTGGAAACCTACATTCAACCAGGTACGGCAATTCGACCCATTTCGGTTTATGCGCCATTGATTGAAGAGGAAAATTATGATGAATATAGCGTTGTTCGTGATCCAGCTGCGTATCAAGTGGAAGGTTGGCAACCTCACAATACGGATGGTCGAATTTATGGTGATCTCCCTTTAAAAGAGGCAGCGGCCAAATCCCTCAATATCAATTCTGCATGGACAATCGAAGATCAGCTGGGGGCAGAAACTTCTTCCACCTATGCTAAAAATTTCGGATTTGAGCTAGAGGCAGTAGAAAAATCATCAGTAGAAGCCCTAGCAATGGGACATACAAAAAAAGGGGTAAATGCGCTGGATATGGCAGAAGCGTATATTCCTTTTGCAAATCAGGGGGTAGCAGTAGAGGCAGGTGGGATTCGTAAGATTTTATATAACGGAGACGAACAACACTTGCCTAAAACAAAACCACGGCAACAGTTAGATGAGCAGACTGCATATTATATGACTCGTATTTTGCAGTATCACGTGTCCGTTGGTAAAGGTAAAGAAGCAAGGATTAAAGGACATGAAGTAGCAGGATTTACCGGTGACAACGGTGATCGCTCTGTGGGGTGGTTTATCGGCTACACCAATCAATATTTAATGTCAGTTAATGTATTTAACATGTTGAGTGGGACGAAGATTACTGGTGACAATTATCCAGCCAAACTCTTTCATACCGTGATGTCGGATATTCTAAAGGATAAACAAGGTTCAGTGTTTGTTAACCCAGGTGTTCCAGAGCCTACCTTAGTTCGTGCTCCCCAGTGGCTAACATTGAAATACGTTGCCAGCAGTCGAAGTGTAAAGTTGAATTGGGAAGATTATAGCCCAGATATAATGTATCGAGTAGAGCGGTCTACAGATGGACGCACATGGAAAAGTATTGGTGTGACAAGTGCGGGTCAGTTGACAGATACTCAAGTGGGGGCAAGACAGATTGCTTATTTCTACCGTGTCGTTGCGACTGGTCCAGAGAGCTCAACGGGATACTATTCGATGATAAAGGCAGTATCTATCCCCTCTATTATGGTGTATTTAGATGATGGTGAGTCTGAGCAATCTTCTCTAGAAGAGGAAGTAAATGCTGAGGAAAGAGCGGAAGAAGACTCTCCTGGAGAAGAAGAGATCGATCCTTCTGGAGAAGGAGAGTCTGATGGAGAAGAAGAGGAGCCAGAGGAGTCAGAGCCACCACCGACAGAAGGAGATCCGGAGCCACCACCAGATGAGGACACCATGGATGCAAGTGATGATCAACCTCTACGCGAGTAA
- a CDS encoding type 1 glutamine amidotransferase, giving the protein MNPRSTRIHIIQHVDFEGPAAISQWASSRKYTLSSTKLYSGEYLPSLSTVDMIVIMGGPMNVYEDEQYPWLVQEKEWLKEAIQQQKLILGICLGAQLLAHTLGARITPGVQKEIGWYPITLTKAGLSDPIVGLLPPEMTVFHWHGDVAAVPVGATCLATSAACPNQIFRYGKHAFGLQFHFEMTTSSLHSMTNHCADELNSSGTYISDEQAIHQGGNLHLSSNQHWLYQLLDGIMSQRITV; this is encoded by the coding sequence ATGAATCCACGGTCTACTCGTATTCATATTATTCAACATGTAGATTTTGAAGGTCCAGCCGCTATCTCCCAGTGGGCATCCTCTCGTAAATATACACTTAGTAGCACCAAACTATATAGTGGTGAATACTTACCTTCCCTGTCCACAGTAGACATGATTGTCATCATGGGAGGACCGATGAATGTTTACGAAGATGAGCAATACCCTTGGCTAGTACAAGAAAAAGAATGGCTCAAAGAGGCCATTCAACAGCAGAAGCTTATCCTCGGTATTTGCCTGGGGGCACAACTATTAGCCCATACCCTCGGAGCACGCATCACCCCTGGCGTACAAAAAGAGATTGGATGGTACCCTATTACACTGACAAAGGCCGGATTAAGTGATCCAATCGTGGGTCTTCTCCCTCCTGAGATGACCGTTTTCCACTGGCACGGTGATGTAGCAGCGGTGCCCGTAGGCGCAACCTGTCTGGCCACCAGTGCCGCCTGCCCCAATCAAATCTTTCGTTATGGGAAGCATGCTTTCGGACTTCAATTTCATTTTGAGATGACCACCTCATCTCTGCATAGCATGACGAATCACTGCGCAGATGAACTTAATTCCTCAGGCACATACATCTCTGATGAACAAGCGATTCATCAGGGTGGAAACCTCCATCTCTCCTCTAATCAGCATTGGTTATACCAATTATTAGATGGAATCATGTCGCAGCGCATCACTGTATAG